In Phyllopteryx taeniolatus isolate TA_2022b chromosome 8, UOR_Ptae_1.2, whole genome shotgun sequence, one genomic interval encodes:
- the LOC133482481 gene encoding galactosylgalactosylxylosylprotein 3-beta-glucuronosyltransferase 1-like has translation MPKRRDILAIVLIGLPWTLLITVWHQSAIAPLLAIHKDDGVEGKREAGGQAGDSKEYCASDKDIVEVVRTEYVYTRPPPWSDVLPSIHIITPTYSRPVQKAELTRLANTFLHITNLHWILVEDSQRRTSLVTRLLRETGLNYTHLNVETPSNYKLQGDTRDRSVPRGTMQRNLALRWLRETFNANSTQAGIVYFADDDNTYSLELFEEMRSTQNVSVWPVAFVGGLRYEHPKVNAAGKVYGWKTVFDPHRPFAIDMAGFAINLRLIIFKPQAYFKLRGVKGGYQESSLLQELVTLNDLEPKAANCTKILVWHTRTEKPVLVNEGKTGFTDPNVEI, from the exons ATGCCGAAGAGAAGAGATATTCTTGCCATCGTGTTGATAGGGTTACCCTGGACTCTGCTCATCACCGTTTGGCACCAAAGCGCTATCGCTCCACTCCTCGCCATCCACAAGG ATGACGGCGTTGAGGGCAAGAGGGAGGCGGGCGGCCAAGCAGGAGACTCCAAGGAATACTGCGCCTCAGATAAGGACATTGTAGAAGTGGTGAGAACTGAGTATGTGTACACGCGGCCGCCGCCTTGGTCTGACGTCTTGCCCAGTATCCACATCATCACGCCCACCTACAGTCGACCTGTGCAAAAGGCCGAGCTGACACGGCTGGCGAACACCTTCCTCCACATTACCAACCTGCACTGGATCCTGGTGGAGGATTCTCAAAGAAGGACGTCTCTTGTGACGCGGCTCCTCAGAGAAACGGGCCTCAACTACACCCACCTAAATGTCGAGACGCCCAGTAACTATAAGCTGCAGGGGGACACTAGGGACCGTAGCGTCCCGCGGGGTACCATGCAGAGGAATCTGGCACTCCGGTGGCTGAGGGAGACCTTTAACGCTAATAGCACTCAAGCTGGAATAGTCTACTTTGCTGACGACGACAACACTTACAGCCTGGAGCTGTTTGAGGAG ATGAGATCAactcaaaatgtttctgtgtggCCCGTGGCCTTTGTGGGCGGCCTGCGCTACGAGCACCCCAAAGTCAATGCGGCTGGGAAGGTGTACGGCTGGAAGACGGTGTTCGACCCCCATCGGCCCTTTGCCATCGACATGGCCGGCTTCGCCATCAACCTGAGGCTCATCATCTTCAAGCCTCAGGCGTATTTCAAGCTTCGTGGGGTGAAGGGAGGCTACCAGGAGAGTAGTTTACTGCAGGAACTTGTCACACTCAACGACCTGGAACCCAAAGCAGCCAATTGCACCAAG ATACTTGTTTGGCACACAAGAACAGAGAAGCCCGTCCTCGTAAATGAAGGGAAAACAGGATTCACCGACCCAAATGTGGAGATTTAA